In Pantoea agglomerans, the genomic stretch TGCTCCAGCTGCATCACCAGGATGCCGTCTTCGGAGAGATTGATGCTCTGAATGCGTTCATAGGCGATCCAGACGCCGCCATAGAACAGCCCATCGCGCTTCATCAGCAGGGTTGGGCGGCGCAGCCAGAAGAGCCAGAAAGCGAGAAAGCAGAGCACCATCAGCAAGGTGGTGGTGAGCTGCGGCCCCTGATGCGTCACATTATTCCAGAGTAAAATCGCCAGCAGCCCGATAAATATCAGGCTGTCGATTTTGTGCCTGCGCCGCAGCGCCACGCTTAAGCGCGTCGGGCCGTTGCGGCGCGGCAGAATAAAGTCGTTATAGAGAGAAAAAAGCAGCAGCGCGGCGATACAGAGCGCGATGAGGCCGTCCGTTAGTGACATCACTTTCTCCTGTGGCGATGCGGCAGAAAAGCGGGGAAGAGGCCGGGCGCAGCGCGCCCGGCGAGAGAACTACAGGCCAAGCAGGCCGACCCAGTAGCCGAAAATCCCGATAACAAAGAAGCCAACGATAATCCAAAGCGCGTTGACCTTGCGACGCAGCAGCCACATACAGGCGAAGGTCAGCAGCAGCGGCACGATGCCCGGCATCAGCTGATCGAGAATGGTCTGAACCGTGGTGACGGTGGTTTTCCCGGTCTGGTCGGTAATGCGCGATACGACCAGCGGAATATTCACGTGCGTCCACTTGTTCACCAGCGCGCCCATCACAAACAGGCCAAGAATTGACGCCCCCTCCGTGAGCTTCTGCAGGAAGCCGCCGCCCATATCGCTGACGATATCGATCCCTTTGCGGTAGCCGTACGCCACGCCGTAATAGCGGGTCAGCAGACGCGCCAGATTGAACAGCACGAAGAACAGCAGCGGACCCAGCAGGCTGCCGCTCATGGCGATACCTGCGCCGAGGGCGGCGAATACCGGGCGTACGGTGCCCCAGAAAATGGGGTCGCCGACGCCAGCCAGCGGCCCCATCAGGCCCACTTTAATGCCGTTGATGGCGGCGTCGTCGATCGGGGCGCCGTTGGCGCGCTGCTCCTCCATCGCCATGGTCACGCCCAGCACCGGCGCTGCCACGTAGGGATGGGTGTTAAAGAACTCCAGATGACGCTTAATCGCCTGGCGGCGCGCCTCATTGTTTTCCGGATAGAGGCGGCGGATCACCGGCACCATTGAGAAACAGAAGCCTAGCGCCTGCATACGCTCGAAGTTCCACGACCCCTGGAACAGGTTCGACCGCAAAAACACGCCGCGGATATCCCCTGGGGTGAGTTTCTTTTGCGTTGTAGTTGTATCTACCATGTTGTCACCTGTTCCTTAGTCAAGTTCGTTATCGAGATCGTTATTTGCAGGAGCTGCCGCAGGCGCGCCCGCCACGCGGTTATATTTCGGCGCCAGCTGGATATAGAGCACCGCCATCACCACGCCGATGACGCCCAGCGCTACCAGGTTAAAGCTGGTGAAGGCCGCGGTGACGAAGCCAAGATAGAAAAACGGCATCAGATAGCCTGCGCGCATCATATTGATGACCATCGCGTAACCGACCACCACAATCATGCCGCCCGCAATGTTCAGGCCGCTGGTGACCACTTCAGGGATAGAGCTGAGCAGGGAGTGAACCGCGCTGGTGCCGACTGAAATCGCCACAATCAGCGCCGGAATGGCGATACGCATCGCCTGCAACACCAGCGCCGAGACGTGGATCCAGGATATCGCCGTCAGGTTACCTTTCTCTGCGGCCTTATCGGCCGCGTGCTGGAAAGCGACGGTGATGGTGCGCACGATAATCGTCAGCACCTGGCCCGCAGCCGCCAGCGGGATCGCCAAAGCAATACCCGCGCCGACGCTCTGACCGCCGGCAATAACCAGAATAGTGGAGATGATTGAGGCGAGAGCCGCATCAGGCGCCACGGCGGCGCCGATGTTCATCCAGCCGAGGGCGATCATCTCCAGCGTACCGCCGATAATAATGCCGGTTTTCATATCGCCGAGCACCGCCCCGATCAGGGTACAGGCCACCAGCGGTCGGTGAAACTGAAACTCATCCAGAATCGAGCCCATACCCGCAATACAGGCCACGATAAATATCAGGATGATTTGTAGCGAGGTTATTTCCATCATATCCCTTCTCCTCAGCAGGATAGCGTTAACTGGCCCGCAGGCGCAGCTGGCACCGTTTTACGCATTGACCTTCGCAATCAGGTCCATCATTTTCAGTTTTTGATCGCTGGAGACCTTACGCACTTCCAGCTCAATATTGCGTTCATTAAGCTTGCGGAACGCGGCGATATCTTTTTCATCGACCGAGACGGCGTTATTAACCTGGGTATTGCCCTGGCGAAACGCCATGCCGCCGATATTGACCGATTTAATCTCTACCCCTTGCTCGACCACGCGCAGCACGTCGGTGGGATTGGTGAACAGCAGCATCACGCGATCGCGGCCATATTTCGGGTTATTCCAGACGCGCACCATCTTATCGACGTCCACCACGTGTGCGGTTACGCCGGGCGGTGCTACCTGCGTCAGCAGGGTTTTGCGGACGTGATCTTTTGCCACCTCGTCGCTGACCACAATAATGCGCGAGACGTTGGTCTCTTTGGTCCAGCGCGTCGCCACCTGACCGTGAATCAGGCGGTCGTCGATGCGCGCAAGGCCGATTTTCATATGCTCACCCGGCGCCAGCGGCTGCGCCGGTGCTGGCGGCGCTTTGGCGGCAGGGGCAGGGGCAGCGGCAGGTGCAGAGGGCGCGGGAAGCTCGGTTTTCTGCGCCTTAACGCCTTCGCGGCCGGTCTCCACCGCGATGGCGACCAGTTCGGCAAAGCCAGGGTCGTCGTCGCGCGCCATTAAGGTTTCGACCAGCATCGGAATATTGACCCCGGCGATCACATCGTAATTTTCTTTATCGAGCACCACGCGGCTGGCGGCGTTAAACGGGCTTCCGCCCCAGGTATCAACTAAAAACAGCGCCCCTTTTGACGTGTCCAGCTTTGCCAGCTGCGCCTGATATTTTTCAATAAGCGTTTCTGCATTCTCGCCGGGCACAAAGTCAATCCATCCGACATTCTCCTGCTCGCCCAACAGCATTTCTGCCGTTTTCAGCAGTTGTTCGGCTGCCCAGCCGTGTGTACCAATTACTATCGCAATGGTCACTTGCTACCTCCGTTCGCTAAATAAATTCGTCTGGCGTTGATGAAGCGTTATGAGTTATCGCTACGGTTGTCAGCTAACACACGTAGTCAAAATAACTGAATTAATGAATCATTCTCCGGGCGTCTTTCATAAATCGGTGAGTCGCGATTTATTTTAGTGCGCGAAAAAATATTTTATGTGACGGTTGTCCATAATCGGACGGCTGAACGCGCCTTAAACGCGGTTTAATGCACCGCTGCGGCTGAATCATTTGTAAATGAAAGAAAATTTTTTGACGTAAATGTCTGGCCTGTTACATTAACGATCTGTTTATTACTCAGGAGTAACGGGTTTCAGCCCACCTTTATGGATCGTCACCGACGTCGCTTAACCACTTTGATGCGCGCATCCGCGCCATTTTTCACGCCTGACGGCGTATCTGCACTTCACCCGATTGCCTTTCTGTCACGTCACCAGACGACGCTGGCACGATATCGTTCAGTCTGTCTCTCGTTCAGGAGTCAATGATGGAATTTCTCTTCGACCCCTCAATCTGGGCCGGTTTGCTCACGCTTGTCGTACTGGAAATCGTGCTTGGCATCGATAACCTGGTGTTTATCGCCATTCTTGCCGACAAGCTGCCGCCGAAGCAGCGCGATAAAGCGCGCCTGATCGGTTTATCGCTGGCGCTGGTGATGCGTCTGGGCCTGCTGTCGCTGATCTCCTGGATGGTGACGCTGACGCGTCCGTTATTTAGCGTAGGGGAGTTTAGCTTCGCAGGGCGTGATTTGATTTTGCTGGTGGGCGGGGTGTTTCTGCTGTTCAAGGCGACGATGGAGCTGCATGAGCGGCTGGAGAACCGTCAGCTTGAGCATCAGGGGAACCGCAGCTACGCCAGCTTCTGGGCGGTGGTCACGCAGATTGTGGTGCTGGACGCGGTCTTCTCGCTGGATGCGGTGATTACGGCGGTCGGCATGGTAAACCATCTGCCGATTATGATGACGGCGGTGGTGATCGCCATGGGCGTGATGCTGCTCGCTTCGAAGCCGTTGACCAACTTCGTTAACGCGCATCCTACCGTGGTGGTGCTCTGCCTGAGCTTCCTGCTGATGATCGGCCTGTCGCTGGTGGCGGAAGGCTTCGGCTTCCATATCCCGAAAGGCTACCTCTATGCGGCGATTGGCTTCTCGATTCTTATCGAGCTGTTTAACCAGATCGCGCGCCGCAACTTTATGCGTCATCAGGCGCATCGCCCAATGCGCGAGCGCACCGCCGAGGCGATTTTGCGCCTGATGGGCGGTCGTCAGCGCCCGGCGCAGCCTGCGGTTAACGAGGAGTCGCCTCTGATCCAGGCGATGCCGCAGGAAGCCTTTAAGGATGAAGAGCGCTATATGATCAACGGCGTGCTGACGCTGGCGTCGCGCTCTATCCGCAGCATTATGACGCCGCGCGGTGAAATCTCCTGGGTTGACGCCGAGCGTCCGCTGGACGAGATCCGTATTCAACTGCTCGACACGCCGCACAGTTTGTTTCCGGTGTGCCGCGGCGAGCTGGATGAGATTATCGGCGTGGTGCGCGCCAAAGAGCTGCTGGTGGCGATTGAGCACGGCATGGACGTGGCGACCTTTGCCGCCGCATCGCCCGCTATCGTGGTGCCGGAAACGCTGGATCCCATTAATTTACTGGGCGTGCTGCGCCGCGCCAAAGGCAGCTTCGTTATCGTCACCAACGAGTTCGGCGTGGTGCAGGGGCTGATTACCCCGCTGGACGTGCTGGAAGCGATCGCCGGTGAGTTCCCGGACGAGGATGAGACGCCAGATATTATCGTCGACGGCGACGGCTGGATCGTTAAGGGCGGCACTGACCTGCATTCGCTTCAGCAGCTGTTCGACGTTAACGACCTGGTTAACCCGGATGAAGATCACGCCTCGCTGGCGGGTCTGCTGATTGGTCAGAAAGGCCAGCTGCCGCTGCCGGGCGAGGTGATCGATTTGCCGCCGCTGCACTTTACTATTCTGCAGGCGACCGACTATCGCGTCGATCTGGTGCGGGTGACGAAAGACAAGCCGCACGAGGATGATGAACAAGAGCAGTAATGAGAAAACGGCGCGAAAGCGCCGTTTTGCTGTTATGCGCTGAGGCGTGAGTCAGCGTACGATCGCCCAGTCGCTCAGGCCATCCATATGCGCCTGGCCTGCGGGAATAGGTATCTTATTCCTGAAGTGCGCCCGTCGCCGGGCCATCGCGCAGCGATGGACAAAAACACTCCCGGCGTTTTTGTCCCCGTCGCGGGACGCTTTGCTCTCTGGACCCGACCTTGCGGGTCGTAATGCCTGTGCGCCGTCTGTTAAAACCTGAAGGTCAGGGCGTCAGCTGCGCCTGATGCTGCGTCAGCCAGGCGGGAAAATCCTCAATCGGCATCGGCCGCGCGTAGTAATAGCCCTGCAGCAGATCGACGCCGCGCTCGCGCAGATAGGCGGCCTGCTCGGCGGTTTCAACCCCCTCGGCCACCAGGCTGATATTTAATCGCTGCGCCAGCGAAATCACCATATCGGTCACCGTGGCGTTAATGGCGTCGGTGCCGATCGCCGCGGTGAAAATCTTGTCAATCTTCAGCACGTCCGGCTGCAAATCTTTCAAATAGGAGAGCGAGCTGTGCCCGGTGCCGAAGTCATCGATAGCGAGACGCACGCCGATGCTGTGCAGCTGCGAAATCACCTTCTGATCCACCACCGGCAGGGCATCGCGCTCCGTCAGCTCCACCACCAGCTTCGGCAGCGGATTTGCCGGCCACCAGAGCTGCTGCAGATCGTCGACGATGGCGCGATCGCGGAAGTGGCTGGCGGCCACGTTAATGGCGATATGAAACGACGGGCAGCGCGGCAGGTTCGGCAGCTGCGCCACCGCTTTATCGATCACGAAGCGCGTGAGCGGCGCGATAAGATTCTGCCGCTCGGCCAGCGGAATAAACACGTCCGGCGGGATCCAGCCCTGGCGCGCGTTGTGCCAGCGCAGCAGCAGCTCGATGCCATCGCACTCGCCGCTCCTGGCGTTAATCAGCGGCTGGCAGTAAACCATAAATTCATTGGCGGTGATGCCGTAGCTAATCTGCCAGCTCAGGCTCATACGATTCGCCGTCGCCAGCCAGACGATATAGCCGATCAGCAGGCTCAGCATCAGCGCCAGCGGCAGCTGCGACGGCAGCGACATCATCGCCAGTCGTGCCGGCGAAGGGCCATAGAGCGTAATGGCGAAAGGATAGCGCAAGGAGCCCTGCTCGTAGCTGACCTCATCCTCTGACGGCATCGCCGGCTCAATCAGCGGATTGCCGTACTCCAGGCTCTCGCCGCCGACGCTGAAGATCGCACGCTCTACCCAGGGCAGCTGCGGCTCCAGCAGATAGGTGCTCATCAGCTCGATATTGATCGCCTGCAAAATACCGGAGCGGTTGTCGAGGGACTTAGGGGTCCACAGCAGCAGGATTGGCGAGCCCTTGAGCAGGTAGTTGTCGGTCGTCAGCATCATGCGCTGATTATTAATCGCCAGCTGGGGATAGGTCTGGCTAAAGGGAATGGCGCGCGGCCCGTAGATGCTGGAGCAGTAGATGGTGTCGTTTTCTACCAGCAATATCGCGCGTACCGTTTGCAGAGCGGATATTTTCTCAATCAGCGGGAAGCGCACCTCCTGGCAGGGCACGCCGACCAGTCCCAGCGTATTGTTTGCGGAGACGTCGAGCGGCGAAAACATGCGGTCGAAGCGCTGAATGGCGTTATCGGCGAAATTAAGCGACTGCTGCTCAATACGCGATTTCTCTTCGAAAAAGCGAAAAGCCAGCGTCAATATCAGAACCACAGCGGCGATCACCAACGCAATAAAGAGTCGCTTACGGCGAAATTGTCCAACAAATTGCTGGGCCAAAAGCATCAGTAACCACCTTCCACACACGAAATTAAAGCAGGATAACGGGGATATTATCGGCAAAGCGTATCTAAGGTTTAGCCATGCTTGATAAAAAAAGCGGTACTGAAATAACCGCGCGACCTGAAAAGGTCGCGCGAAACATTACTCTATCGTTAATCGAAGCGATGAGGTAGGGTCAAAAGCGCAATTCATAATGACCGCGCGAAAAATAACCGGTGCCGGAACATTAGTCGCACTGAACTTTGATCGCCAGGCCGCCGCGCGAGGTTTCGCGGTATTTAGCGTTCATATCTTTGCCGGTTTCATACATGGTCTCGATAACCTTATCGAGCGAGACGCGCGGCTCGCTGGTGCGGCGCAGCGCCATACGGGCGGCGTTAATCGCCTTCACCGAGGC encodes the following:
- a CDS encoding TerC family protein, yielding MEFLFDPSIWAGLLTLVVLEIVLGIDNLVFIAILADKLPPKQRDKARLIGLSLALVMRLGLLSLISWMVTLTRPLFSVGEFSFAGRDLILLVGGVFLLFKATMELHERLENRQLEHQGNRSYASFWAVVTQIVVLDAVFSLDAVITAVGMVNHLPIMMTAVVIAMGVMLLASKPLTNFVNAHPTVVVLCLSFLLMIGLSLVAEGFGFHIPKGYLYAAIGFSILIELFNQIARRNFMRHQAHRPMRERTAEAILRLMGGRQRPAQPAVNEESPLIQAMPQEAFKDEERYMINGVLTLASRSIRSIMTPRGEISWVDAERPLDEIRIQLLDTPHSLFPVCRGELDEIIGVVRAKELLVAIEHGMDVATFAAASPAIVVPETLDPINLLGVLRRAKGSFVIVTNEFGVVQGLITPLDVLEAIAGEFPDEDETPDIIVDGDGWIVKGGTDLHSLQQLFDVNDLVNPDEDHASLAGLLIGQKGQLPLPGEVIDLPPLHFTILQATDYRVDLVRVTKDKPHEDDEQEQ
- a CDS encoding EAL domain-containing protein, whose product is MLLAQQFVGQFRRKRLFIALVIAAVVLILTLAFRFFEEKSRIEQQSLNFADNAIQRFDRMFSPLDVSANNTLGLVGVPCQEVRFPLIEKISALQTVRAILLVENDTIYCSSIYGPRAIPFSQTYPQLAINNQRMMLTTDNYLLKGSPILLLWTPKSLDNRSGILQAINIELMSTYLLEPQLPWVERAIFSVGGESLEYGNPLIEPAMPSEDEVSYEQGSLRYPFAITLYGPSPARLAMMSLPSQLPLALMLSLLIGYIVWLATANRMSLSWQISYGITANEFMVYCQPLINARSGECDGIELLLRWHNARQGWIPPDVFIPLAERQNLIAPLTRFVIDKAVAQLPNLPRCPSFHIAINVAASHFRDRAIVDDLQQLWWPANPLPKLVVELTERDALPVVDQKVISQLHSIGVRLAIDDFGTGHSSLSYLKDLQPDVLKIDKIFTAAIGTDAINATVTDMVISLAQRLNISLVAEGVETAEQAAYLRERGVDLLQGYYYARPMPIEDFPAWLTQHQAQLTP
- the manX gene encoding PTS mannose transporter subunit IIAB codes for the protein MTIAIVIGTHGWAAEQLLKTAEMLLGEQENVGWIDFVPGENAETLIEKYQAQLAKLDTSKGALFLVDTWGGSPFNAASRVVLDKENYDVIAGVNIPMLVETLMARDDDPGFAELVAIAVETGREGVKAQKTELPAPSAPAAAPAPAAKAPPAPAQPLAPGEHMKIGLARIDDRLIHGQVATRWTKETNVSRIIVVSDEVAKDHVRKTLLTQVAPPGVTAHVVDVDKMVRVWNNPKYGRDRVMLLFTNPTDVLRVVEQGVEIKSVNIGGMAFRQGNTQVNNAVSVDEKDIAAFRKLNERNIELEVRKVSSDQKLKMMDLIAKVNA
- a CDS encoding PTS mannose transporter subunit IID, producing the protein MVDTTTTQKKLTPGDIRGVFLRSNLFQGSWNFERMQALGFCFSMVPVIRRLYPENNEARRQAIKRHLEFFNTHPYVAAPVLGVTMAMEEQRANGAPIDDAAINGIKVGLMGPLAGVGDPIFWGTVRPVFAALGAGIAMSGSLLGPLLFFVLFNLARLLTRYYGVAYGYRKGIDIVSDMGGGFLQKLTEGASILGLFVMGALVNKWTHVNIPLVVSRITDQTGKTTVTTVQTILDQLMPGIVPLLLTFACMWLLRRKVNALWIIVGFFVIGIFGYWVGLLGL
- a CDS encoding PTS mannose/fructose/sorbose transporter subunit IIC, which translates into the protein MEITSLQIILIFIVACIAGMGSILDEFQFHRPLVACTLIGAVLGDMKTGIIIGGTLEMIALGWMNIGAAVAPDAALASIISTILVIAGGQSVGAGIALAIPLAAAGQVLTIIVRTITVAFQHAADKAAEKGNLTAISWIHVSALVLQAMRIAIPALIVAISVGTSAVHSLLSSIPEVVTSGLNIAGGMIVVVGYAMVINMMRAGYLMPFFYLGFVTAAFTSFNLVALGVIGVVMAVLYIQLAPKYNRVAGAPAAAPANNDLDNELD
- a CDS encoding DUF986 family protein, which gives rise to MSLTDGLIALCIAALLLFSLYNDFILPRRNGPTRLSVALRRRHKIDSLIFIGLLAILLWNNVTHQGPQLTTTLLMVLCFLAFWLFWLRRPTLLMKRDGLFYGGVWIAYERIQSINLSEDGILVMQLEQRRLLIAVQQLDDLERIYHTLVEAR